CCGACAACGGTGGAATTGGGGGGGACTTCCTTAACGACGACTGAATTGGAGCCGATCTTGCTGTCCCTGCCCACGGTAAACGGTCCAAGGACTTTGGCCCCCGAGCCGACCACCACGTTGTCTTCCAGTGTGGGATGGCGCTTGGTTTTCTCCCAGCTGACTCCACCAAGGGTTACGCCATGGTAAAGGGTGACGTTGTCGCCGATCTCGGCTGTTTCGCCTATCACCACTCCCATTCCGTGGTCGATGAAGAAACCCTTGCCGATCCTGGCGCCGGGGTGAATTTCTATGCCGGTGAAAAATCTTCCCCAGTGTGAGCAGAAACGGCCGAGAAAGAACAGCTCGTGCTTCCACAACCAGTGGGAAACACGGTAGAACCAGATGGCATGAAGACCCGGATAACAGAAAAACACCTCCAGCTTGCTTCTTGCTGCAGGGTCCCTGTCGAATACCGCCTTGATGTCCTGTTGTAACCTTGAAAACATGGCTTTCCTTTCATGGCTGCACAAAAGTTAAGCCAGATTAAACCATACCTTACTATTTCAGTCAATTATTATGTGAGGGGGATTAAACCGGGGGAATTTCAGCGTGTCAGGGGGATGGCGAAGGAGAAAGTGGTTCCTCTGTCCTCTGAGCTTTCGACCCAGATGCGGCCGTTATGGGCATCGATTATCCTTTTGCTGACGGCCAACCCCAGACCGCTTCCTTTTTTAAGGGAGCCCTTGGCTGATTTCAAGTGGTAAAATTCATTGAAGATCCTGGTCACGTAGGCTTCCGGAATTCCTTCCCCTGTGTCCGATATGGAAATCTTCAGCTCAAGATCGTCCGCATCCACCGAAATGCCGATCTCGCCGCCCCGGGGGGTGAATTTGATAGCATTGCCGATCAGGTTGGTAAGGACGCATTTGATCTTGTCGCCGTCAAAGGATCCAAAAATATCGCTCTGTAGAGAGGTTACGGTCATCTGCACCCCATTGCCGCTGGCAAAAGGAGCGAGGACCGTGTAAACCTCCCGGATGGGATCCATTATGTTCTGTTTTCCTATGGTCAGGGCATAATCCTTGAGATCGAACCTGGAGCTGTCCAGCAGTTCCTCGATAAGGTCCATGAGCCGGTCGCAGCTTTCAATGGCGGCGTCCAGATGCTCGCACTGTGTTTCCGTAAGGTTCTCCGTGTCCGACTCTCTCAGTTGCAGGCAATTGCTGTGCAGGACTGCTACCGGCAGACGCAGGTCGTTGGTGGCCGTGTAGATGAATTCCGATTTGAGCAGGTCAAGGGCCTTCAGTCGCTCGTTTGCCTCGGCCAGCAGGTGCTGGTCCCTTCTTTCCCGGGTCACATCAATAAGGGCAAGGATGGCGTAGTTTCCTTCCAGGCGGTGATTACTGACCGAGACGGCGACACAACGCTTTTCCCCTGAGGATGTCTTGAAAAGGACGTCGTATTTTCTGGAAAATTCACGCCCCAGGAAGAAGTTGATGTGGTTTTCCATGCCCACCTGCAGGCTTTCTTCTGCCAGGAAATCCTTCAACGACATTTTCAGCATCTGCTTTCCACTGTAACCGAGCATTTCAGCAGCGCTTCTGTTGACATACTGCGGCTGTCCAGCCGCATTCAATACCATCAGCCCTTCCGAAGCATGTTCGAAGAGACCTTCGTAAACCGTCTTCTCTCTAAGTTCTTTTTCCAGCTTTTCTTTCGTCTCCCGCAGTTCGTCCGATTCCTCAAGAACTTTCTCAAAAAGAGATGCATTTTTTATGGCATTTGCTGCGGCATCGGCGATCGATTGACAGAAAGCAAGCTCGCGACTACCGAACGAATTTTCCCCACCCTTTGTTCTCAAAATAAGGGCGCCGATGATCTCCTGTTCGTGGTGTATGGGGATGACGAGGATGGTGTCGAAATCAATATCTTCAATGTATTCCCTGACCTCAGCCAGAAGTGGATGACGCTTGGCATCTTTGACGACAAAAGCCTTGCCGGTGCGGATCATCTCCTGCAGTTCGGGATAACGGGACAGTTCGATTCTTAATCCCTTTGCTGAGGGATCGTCGTTGGAGGCGAGAACATGACCATGGCTACTGTCGCTGAACCTGACGATGGAGCAGCGCCTCATGTTGACGTGTTCAGCAATCCTGGCGACAATGATCTGCAGAATCTTTGCGGCATTGAGCGTAGAGGCAATTGAGAGGGAAAGGTCAAGGATGATCCCGGCATCTGTTTTCTTCTGTTCCACCAGTATCAGTGCGTCACGTTTGTAAAGGTTCGCCTGGACTCGTGCCAGGAGCTCATTGGTGGAGAAGGGCTTGGTAATGTAATCATCGACTCCTTCGGCAAAAGCGGAGAGCAGGTTGTTCTTTTCCTTGCTTGCCGTAATGACGAGGATCGGAATGGAGGCTGTCTGGAGATCGCTTTTGATCAGGCGGGAGGCTTCGATGCCGCTCATGTCGGGCATCATCAGGTCCATTAGAATGATATCCGGGCGGAAATCCATTGTCTTCATGACGGCTTCGCGGCCGTCACCGGCCTCTTCGATTACAAATTGAAGCGGGGCCAGGATGTCGCGCAACATCTGCCTGGCATACTTTTGATCGTCTACAATGAGAATTTTCGTCGCTTTCATCGCACCACCCGGTTTGTCATTGCAGCAAATAACATACCAGCAGGGCCATCAGTTCTGAAGCGTGGCTAGTCGCGGTCAATGGGCGGGCAAGATGATAAGCAGGGATTCTGGCGGGTTATCCGCAAACCGATATCGGCAGATTTCGTCTCAGAAAAACGATATATGAGAGGCTTTGAATGTTGAGGTGGTAACAAGATAGGTGGTGAAAAGGTGTTATTTGGTTAAATCACGTTTCTATGGGGCAAACTGGCGCTTTTGCAATGTTTTTAGCTGGTCCGCCACCCTTTCAGCCGGGGCCTCGCCTGCCAGACGAAGGAATTCCGGAACACATTCATGGGGACTGCAGCAGGGAAAGGCCGTGGCGGAGAGGTGGTGGACCAGTTTCATGGTCCTCAGGCCGTCGAACCAGTCATGAAAAGCCTTATGCCGAGACCTGTGGTCCTTGTTGTTCTGCCGCAGCTTGTCCCAGGTGGGTGAAAACACTGTCTGATCAAGAAAAACAGTTAATTCCGGCGATATTCCTTTGGCTAGCTCCATTAGCTGTGCTGCTTCGGAGCCAAGATTGTCGGCGACCAGCTTCAGCCATTCCTTAAGGATCAGAAAGCATTCGCTCTGGTGGAAGACGATGGCATTCGGCTCGCCGGCCAGCACTCGGGACATGGACCTGCCGGTACCGAACGGCACCCGATGGGAGGCGCGAGGGGAAGGATGTACCACGGTGCCGCACAACTGCGAGACTCCGGCAACCCGGTGCATCTGCTGAAGGAAATAGAAGTCCTCGCCGGCGGCACGGCTGTTCATTCCGCCCATGCGGGCATAATCCATGGCGCGGCAGGCCATGGCGCTTCCTACCGTGTGGAAGGCATAGGGGGACCCGGCAATCTCCAGGCCCAGCACATAACAGCGGAGAAAGAGCTCATAGGTGTCGATCGCCTGCTGCTCCGCATATGTTGCCGGCTGCTGGTGGCGAAAGGGGATAACGGCGCCCCCTGCCGTCGAATACTGAAAGTGGCGGGTAATTGCATGGAGGTAATCGGGCTCGACCAGCGTGTCGGCATCAAGGTAGATAAGAAGAGGACTGCAGCTGGCATAATCGAGACAGGGGAGGGCCAGGTCGGCGCCGATTTTTCGTGCAAGGCCTACTCCGCCCCCCTTGATGGGCATTTCACTTCCGGGCGAGGCAGCATCCACCCATGCCAGATTAGGTATGGACAGCTCGGCATCACCCGATTCAAGCATTTTGAGCGTAGCATCGTTATCCGTCTTGTCCTCTGGCGGCGCATCCTCCCGGTGATTGACCACCACCAGCACCAGGAACCGGTCGAGTAGCTCGGGGGGGTTCTTTGCCAGCGACTTCAATGTATGAAAAAGTCGGGGGCTTTCTGCCAAAGCCGGGATGATGACTGCTCCGGCATGGAGGGTCTCCGTCCTGCCGGAAATGGACCAGGCGCGGACACCTCGTTTACGGAGATAATCCGAGACAGGGGTGGGAATCATGGCCGGCAAAATGGAGTGGACTGGGTTTTTTGATGGGAAAGGATCCCCAGTGCTTCCGCCAGGGGATCTGCGGCGCCGTCCAACCAATGGATGACCGTGCCGTGCCGTTCCATGCGGGAGAACCACGTGCACTGGCGCTTGGCAAAGTCGTGGATGGCGCTGTTCAATTTCTGGAACATGTCGTTGCGGCTCAGTTCCCCCTTGAGGTGCCTGGCAATGAAGCGATACTCCAGACCATAGAATTCAAGGGTCTCGAAGGGGATGCCGGTGTCGTGCAGCCGTTCCACCTCCTGGATCATCCCCTGGTCGAGCCTGAGTTTCAGCCTCTCGGTTATGCGTTGGCGAAGGATCGGACGATCCCACTGGATGCCGAAGATCAGGGGGGACAGGCCGGGGAGGAACGGCGCCTGCGGGGGAGCCTCATATTCGGCGATTTCGATGGCCCGCACCAGGCGGTGATGGTCAAGGAGGTCGGTGGAGTTGTGGAGACGGGGATTGGCGTTTCCAAGGCGCTCCATGAGAGCCTCGTGAGAAAAACCGGCCAGTTGCCGTCGCAGCTGGGCGTTCTCAGGCACTTCTACCAGTCTGTACCCCTTCAGCACCGATTCAAGGTACATGCCGGTTCCCCCAACCATCACCGGCAACTTGCCACGCTCCGTAATATGGTTGTAGGCTTGCTCGAAGCGGCGCTGGAACTCAAAGACATTGAATTCATAACCGGGATCGACGATATCGATCAGGTGATAGGGAACTTCCCCATACTCGGACAAGTCCTTGCCGGTGCCGATGTCCATGCCCCGATAGACCTGCCTGGAATCGGCGGAAAGGACCTCGCCGAAAAACCGCCGGGCCAGTTCCACCCCCAGCCTGGTTTTGCCCGAGGCGGTCGGGCCAAGTATGACAAGAAGGTTGAAGAGCATCGAGGAACTACTTCTTCATCTTCAACTGGGACAGCATGTCGATCCCCTTCAAGAGGTCCAGTGCCCTTGAGAGCTGGTAGTCATCCTTTTTCGACTTGTCGACAGCGCCCCTGGGGGCAGGCTTTTCCTGCTTCTGTTCCTGTTTCTGCTCCGTTGCACCCCCTTTTCCCTCGAAATGGTTCTCCAGGTCTTTTTCCCT
This region of Geotalea daltonii FRC-32 genomic DNA includes:
- the miaA gene encoding tRNA (adenosine(37)-N6)-dimethylallyltransferase MiaA: MLFNLLVILGPTASGKTRLGVELARRFFGEVLSADSRQVYRGMDIGTGKDLSEYGEVPYHLIDIVDPGYEFNVFEFQRRFEQAYNHITERGKLPVMVGGTGMYLESVLKGYRLVEVPENAQLRRQLAGFSHEALMERLGNANPRLHNSTDLLDHHRLVRAIEIAEYEAPPQAPFLPGLSPLIFGIQWDRPILRQRITERLKLRLDQGMIQEVERLHDTGIPFETLEFYGLEYRFIARHLKGELSRNDMFQKLNSAIHDFAKRQCTWFSRMERHGTVIHWLDGAADPLAEALGILSHQKTQSTPFCRP
- a CDS encoding hybrid sensor histidine kinase/response regulator encodes the protein MKATKILIVDDQKYARQMLRDILAPLQFVIEEAGDGREAVMKTMDFRPDIILMDLMMPDMSGIEASRLIKSDLQTASIPILVITASKEKNNLLSAFAEGVDDYITKPFSTNELLARVQANLYKRDALILVEQKKTDAGIILDLSLSIASTLNAAKILQIIVARIAEHVNMRRCSIVRFSDSSHGHVLASNDDPSAKGLRIELSRYPELQEMIRTGKAFVVKDAKRHPLLAEVREYIEDIDFDTILVIPIHHEQEIIGALILRTKGGENSFGSRELAFCQSIADAAANAIKNASLFEKVLEESDELRETKEKLEKELREKTVYEGLFEHASEGLMVLNAAGQPQYVNRSAAEMLGYSGKQMLKMSLKDFLAEESLQVGMENHINFFLGREFSRKYDVLFKTSSGEKRCVAVSVSNHRLEGNYAILALIDVTRERRDQHLLAEANERLKALDLLKSEFIYTATNDLRLPVAVLHSNCLQLRESDTENLTETQCEHLDAAIESCDRLMDLIEELLDSSRFDLKDYALTIGKQNIMDPIREVYTVLAPFASGNGVQMTVTSLQSDIFGSFDGDKIKCVLTNLIGNAIKFTPRGGEIGISVDADDLELKISISDTGEGIPEAYVTRIFNEFYHLKSAKGSLKKGSGLGLAVSKRIIDAHNGRIWVESSEDRGTTFSFAIPLTR
- the cysE gene encoding serine O-acetyltransferase; its protein translation is MFSRLQQDIKAVFDRDPAARSKLEVFFCYPGLHAIWFYRVSHWLWKHELFFLGRFCSHWGRFFTGIEIHPGARIGKGFFIDHGMGVVIGETAEIGDNVTLYHGVTLGGVSWEKTKRHPTLEDNVVVGSGAKVLGPFTVGRDSKIGSNSVVVKEVPPNSTVVGIPGRAVMAVEKPAEKMDLQHGQLPDPEAKAISCLFDQIRELERKFSALTLEHEQLKKRIEEGK
- a CDS encoding glycosyltransferase, which codes for MIPTPVSDYLRKRGVRAWSISGRTETLHAGAVIIPALAESPRLFHTLKSLAKNPPELLDRFLVLVVVNHREDAPPEDKTDNDATLKMLESGDAELSIPNLAWVDAASPGSEMPIKGGGVGLARKIGADLALPCLDYASCSPLLIYLDADTLVEPDYLHAITRHFQYSTAGGAVIPFRHQQPATYAEQQAIDTYELFLRCYVLGLEIAGSPYAFHTVGSAMACRAMDYARMGGMNSRAAGEDFYFLQQMHRVAGVSQLCGTVVHPSPRASHRVPFGTGRSMSRVLAGEPNAIVFHQSECFLILKEWLKLVADNLGSEAAQLMELAKGISPELTVFLDQTVFSPTWDKLRQNNKDHRSRHKAFHDWFDGLRTMKLVHHLSATAFPCCSPHECVPEFLRLAGEAPAERVADQLKTLQKRQFAP